The Rhodothermus marinus DSM 4252 DNA segment GGCACGCTGAACGGTAGCAGGTAAATGCCCAGCCCGCTCAGCGTTTCAAACAGCAGCAGGCCGCCCACAAACCACAGCAGGCGGTGCCGCCACTCTCGGACACGAGGATGATCGGGCTGCATGGCGCCGGGCCTGTTTTTTGGATGAAAGCACAAAAATACATTTAATCATCCTTTGTCTTAAATTGAAGGTAACAGCCTGCTCCACCCATGTCAAGGGCTTGTCGCGTCTCCACGGCGCAGGTGTAACCCGGCTGTACTGTTTTCGTAAAGCCAGGGTGTCGTTTCCGGGTCATTTTCTGTGAAAAACTCTTGAGCCCTCATGAAACGTGTGCTCTTGGTGCTGGCCGGGCTGGCCGTAATGGCCGTGGTGATCCTGCTGTTGCTTTCTTCCGACAACGGCCAGGCGGCCGAAACGCTACCCACCGTTACGGTTACGCGCGGTGACATTGTGGACAGAGCGCTGGCGGTCGGGACCATCGAGCCCCGGGTCGAGATCAGCGTCAAGTCTCAGGTGGCCGGTGTGGTGCGGCGGCTGTTCGTGGACGCGGGCGACTATGTGGAAGCGGGCACGCCGCTGCTGGAAATTCAGCCCAACCCCACCCCTCAGGAACTGATCGACGCCGAGCGCCGGATCGAACTGCGCCAGCTCGAGGTGGACAACCTGCGCCGGGAGTTCGAGCGGCAGCAGCAGCTCTTCGATCGCCGGCTGATCTCCGAACAGGAGTACGAACGGGCCCGCCGTGCCTACGAGGAGGCCCGCCTGCAGCTTCAGGCCGCCCGCGAGCAACTGGCGCTGCTGCGGGAAGGTCGGGTGCAGACCGAGTCGGGCCGCTTCGAAACGGTCGTTCGCGCTCCCATCAGCGGCTACGTGCTGGAGAAGATGATCGAAGTGGGCGATCCGGTCGTGCCGCTCACCTCCTATCAGGAGGGCACCGTGCTGATGACGATGGCCGACATGAACGATCTGGTCTTCCGGGGTACCGTGGACGAAATCGACGTGGGACGCCTTCAGGAAGGCATGACGGCGCAGATCAAGATCGGGGCCCTGCCGCAGGCGCAGGTGACCGGCCGCCTTTCGAAAATCTGGCTCAAGGCGAAAAAAGAGGAAAACGCGACTGTCTTCCCGGTGGAGATCGAGATCGTCGAGGCGGTCATGCGCGACCCGCGCGATCCGGAGGCGCCGCCCCGACCGCTGGTGCTCCGGGCCGGCTATTCGGCCAATGCCGAGATCATCATCGAAAAGCGCGAAAACGTCCTGCTCATTCCGGAGCGCGTCGTCACCTACAGCGGCGATACGGCCCGCGTGACGGTGGTCCATCCGGACGGCACGACCGAGGAGCGGATCATCCAGACCGGGCTCAGCGACGCGCTGCACGTGGAGGTCGTCTCGGGCCTGGAGGAAGGCATGAAGGTGCAGGAAAAACCCCTGCCACAGATTCAGTAACGGGCCATGCGCTGGCTGACCACGCTGGAGCAGTTTCTGCACGACCTGAAGGCCCAGCGGCTGCGCACGACGCTGACGATCCTGGGCATCACCTGGGGGACGGTGGCCGTCGTGGTGCTGCTGGCCTTCGGCGTGGGCTTCGAACGCCAGACGCGCAAGAACATGCACGGCATGGGCGATGGCATCGTGGTGCTTTTCGGCGGCCGGACCACCCGGCCGTTTCAGGGCTACCCGGACGGCCGACCCGTTCGTCTCCGGGAAGAAGACGCCCGGCTGCTCCAGCGCGAGATTCCGGCCATCGAAGCCATCAGCCCCGAGTATATCAACCGTCAGACGCCCGTCCGGCGCGGCCGTGCCGTCACCAACCCCGCCATTACAGGCGTCTATCCCGTCTACGGTCGCCTGCGCAATATCATCCCGGAGCCGGGCGGACGCTTTCTGAACGAGCAGGACCTGAAGCTGCGCCGCCGGGTGGTCGTACTCGGCGATCAGATCAAAAAGCTACTGTTCGGCGACGAAGAAGCCGTCGGGCAACAGGTCTACATCGGTCAGACGCCGTTTCTGGTCGTCGGCGTCATGCAGCCCAAAATCCAGAACAGCTCCTACTATGCCCGCGACGCCGATCGCATCTTCATCCCGGCCTCGACTTTCCGCGTCCTCTTCGGCGACCGCTACGTGAACAACCTGGTCTACCGCCCCGTCGATCCGGACCTCAGCGATCGGGTCAAACGGGCGGTTTACGTCACGCTGGGACGCCGCTACCGCTTCGATCCCGCCGATGAAGACGCCCTGGGCATCTGGGACACGAACGAAATGGATCGCTTCGTCAAGTACTTCTTCCTGGGCTTCAACCTGTTCATGGGCCTGATCGGCAGTTTCACGCTGACCGTGGGCGGCATCGGCGTGGCCAACATCATGTACGTCGTGGTGCAGGAACGCACCCGGGAGATCGGCATCAAGCGGGCGGTCGGTGCCCGCCGCCGGGACATCCTCGGCCCGTTCTTTCTGGAGACCTTTCTGATCGTGGCGGTCGGAGCCCTGCTGGGCTTTCTCATCGCCTACGGCATCATTCAGGTAGCCGGCGCCCTGCCGCTTCAGGAGGAGATCGGCCGCCCCGAGCTGTCTCCGATGGTCGCCACGGTCACCGTGGGGCTGTTGCTGCTGATCGCCCTGCTGGCCGGCTATTTTCCGGCCCGTCGCGCCGCCCTGCTCGACCCTGTGGAATGCCTCCGGAGCTGACGCGCCATGTGGAAGATCCTGCTCCAGGAATTCTGGCACGACCTGAAGGTGCAGCGGCTGCGCGCCTTCCTGACCATGTTCGCCATCACGTGGGGAACGCTCTCGGTGGTGCTGCTGCTGGCCTTCGGCGAAGGACTGGGCCGCACGCTGCTCAACGGCCTGCTGAATGCCGGCGACCGCATTTTCATGATCTACGACGGCGAGACGAGCAAGACTTTCGAGGGCCTGCCCCGGGGCCGCCGCATCCGCCTGGTGCGTGAAGACCTGGATCTGCTGCTCCGCGCCATTCCGGAGCTGGAGTCAGGGAGCGTCTCCTACGGACGCTGGGGCACCGTGCTCGAAGTCGGCGACGTGCGCACCACCACCTACATGGAAGGCGTCGATCCGTCCTTTGAGGCACTGCGCCGCACCTATCCGGTCCGGGGCGGTCGATTTCTGAACGAACAGGACGTGCGGCGCAAGCGACGCGTGGTGTTCCTGGGCGACGAACTGGCCCGCCGACTTTTCGGCGACCGGGATCCGGTGGGCCAGACCGTGAAAATCGACGGTCTGCCCTTCACCGTCGTGGGCGTCATGCAATCGAAGCTGCAGACGTCCATGAACAACGGTCCCGACGCCCTGCGGGCCATCATCCCGTCCACCACGTTCGAGACCATCTACGGCTTTCGCTACGTCGACCACCTGCTGGTGCGGCCGCGCAGCGTGCACGAGGCCGAACGGGCCAAACGAGAGATCTACCGGGTGCTCGGCCGCCGCTACCGGTTCGATCCCGCCGACGAGCGGGCGCTGACGGTCTGGGACTTCATCGAGGAGGCCCGCCTGCTCCACCGCATCGCCCTGGGCATCCAGATCTTTCTGGGGCTGGTGGGCGGCCTGACGCTCCTGCTGGCCGGCGTGGGCGTGGCCAACATCATGTACGTGTCGGTGCGCGAGCGCACGCGCGAGTTTGGCATCAAGCGAGCGCTGGGGGCGCGTCGGGGCACGATTCAACTGCAGGTGATCTTCGAGGCGTTGCTGATCGCGTTCACAGGCGGTGCGGTCGGCCTGTCCGTCTCCTGGCTGCTCGTCGAAGCCGTACGCCATATCCCGAACAAAGAGGGCGCGCTGGAATTTCTGGCTAACCCGGTGCTCTCCCCGCCCATCGCCTTGCTGACCGTTGCCCTGCTGACGCTGATCGGTCTGGCCGCGGGATTCTTCCCGGCCCGCCGCGCCGCCCTAGTCGATCCCGTTGAGGCGCTTCGCTACGAATAACCCTCTTTTCGTTTAAACAACGATCTCGTTTTCCTTTCTTTTTGAGGCAACTCGATCTTTTCCCTTTAAAAATTACATAAAGCCTGTTGACATCTAAATAAATCCGGTCTATATTCCCGAAGGTCTTACTAAGTAAGCCGAATTCTCTTTTAACCCGACATTCTTAAAACCAAACCTGGAGCGTACGTATGGCGCCGCCACTGATCACGGAAATGCCGGTGGAAACCCGGCAGGAAGCCATCCGGAAGGTGTTCGAGCTGATCGAAAAGGAAGGGGCGCAGATGGTCGACATTCGCTTTGTCGACTTTCTGGGCCAGCAGCAGCACTTTTCGATCCCGGCCGATCAGTTCGAGCCCGATCACTTCGATGAGGGCGTGGGCTTCGACGGCTCGTCGATCCGGGGCTGGAAGAGCATTCACGAGTCGGACATGCTGGTGATCCCGGATCCGACGACCGCCTTCATCGATCCGTTCTTCCAGCACAAGACGGTTGTGCTCATCGGCGAAATCCACGAGCCCGGCACGCTGGAGCCCTTTCAGCGCTGCCCGCGGGGCATCGCCCGTCGCGCCGAGCAGTTCCTGAAGCAGTCGGGCATCGCCGACGTAGCCTACTTCGGGCCGGAGGCCGAGTTCTTCGTCTTCGATCACGCCTCGTTCGACGAAGGCCCCAACCATGCCTTCTACAAGATCGACTCGGACGAAGGCGCCTGGAACCGGGGCCGGCACGACAGCCTGGGCTACAAGCCCACCACGAAGGGGGGCTACTTCCCCGTGCCGCCGACCGACTCGCTGCAGAACCTGCGCGCCGAGATGGTGCTCCACATGGAGGCCATCGGTATTCCGGTCGAGTGCCAGCACCACGAGGTGGCCTCCGGCGGCCAGTGCGAGATCGACTTCCGCTTCCAGCCGCTGCTGAAGTGCGCCGATTTCCTGATGAATTACAAGTACATCGTCAAGAACACGGCCTGGAAGTACGGCAAGACGGTCACCTTCATGCCCAAGCCGATCTTTGGCGACAACGGCTCGGGCATGCACACGCACATCTCGCTCTGGAAGGATGAGCAGCCGCTGTTCTTCGGCGACAGATACGCCGGGCTGAGCCAGGAGGCGCTCTGGTTCATCGGCGGCATCCTGCACCACGCACCGGCCGTCATCGCCTTCACGAACCCGACGACGAACTCCTTCCGGCGGCTGGTGCCGGGCTTCGAGGCGCCGGTGAACCTGGTCTATTCGGCCCGGAACCGCAGCGCCGCCATCCGCATCCCGGTCTACTCGGACAGCCCCAAGGCCAAGCGGATCGAAGCCCGCTTCCCGGACCCGTCCTGCAATCCGTACCTGGCCTTCTCGGCGCTGTTGCTGGCCGGGCTCGACGGCATCCGCAATCAGATCGATCCGGGTCAGCCGGTCGACCGGGACATCTACCACCTGTCGCCGGAAGAACAGGCCGCGCTGCCCCAGGCGCCCAAGTCGCTCGAAGAGGCGCTCGAGGCGCTCGAAAAGGACCACGAATTCCTGCTGCAGGGCGGCGTCTTCACCGAGGACGTGATCGAGGCCTGGATCCAGTACAAGTACGACAACGAGGTGCAGCAACTCCGGATGCGCCCGCATCCGTACGAGTTCTCGCTGTACTTCGACGTGTAAGCGACCGTACCGCAAAGACAGCGCGGGCGGCCGCCGGAGCGCGGCCGCCCGTTTTTTCTTATCCCCGCAGCCGGCGCCAGAGGGCGCGGCCTACGAAACGCAGCCGGTCGCCCGTCGGGAAGCGCTCGAGCACGGTCTTTACCACGCCCCGGGTGAAGCGGGTGCGGCGGCTGTAGTCGATGGGCACGTCCACCACCACGACGTCGCCGCCCTGTGCCCACGCCAGCGCCTCACGCAGCGTCCGCTCCAGCACGGCCGGCTCGCCCTGCAATCGGACATACCGGGCGCCCACGGCATGGGCAATTCCGTCGAGTCGCACCTCGCCGATCACCGTGCAGGTCTTTCGGTTGTAGGGGATCTCCTGGCCCTGGGAGATCTGGCTCAGCTCGCCGTCGTGGAAGACGCAGCAGACCACCCCGACGCCCGAGCGCCGGGCCGTGAGCAGCTCCAGCCCGGTCATCAGAAACGCTCCGTCTCCCACGACGGCCACCACCGGACGGTCGGGGTGCGCCAGTTTCGCGCCCACGGCCGCCGGGACGGCATACCCCATGCAGTTGAAGTCGGTCGGCACGATGAGCGTGCGCGGCCGCCGCACCTCGAACAGCTCGGCCGTCAGGTAGGTATGGTTGCCGTCGTCCACCGTAACGATGGCCTCGTCGGGCAACACGGCCCGCAGCGCATCGAAGAACCGGACGGGATTGACGCGCGCGCCGCTGTCGTGCCGGTACCATTCGTCCCGATAGGCCTGCTTGTCGGCCCGGATCTGGCGGGCGACGGCCTCACGCCGGTCCCGCCGGTCCACGCCCATGGCCCGGAGTGCCTCCAGGAGACGCGGCAGCACCACGCGGCTGTCGCCCGCAATGGCCACGCGGGCCGGGTAGTTGACGCCAAGCACACCGGGGTCCAGGTCGATATGCACAAGCGCCTCGGGCACGCGCACGCCAAAGCTCCCGGTGGGAATCTCTGCAAAGCGCGTCCCCACGGCCAGCAGCGCGTCGCAGTCCGCAAAGGCCCGTTCGGCCGCCGGCACGGCCGCCTGCGAAAAGCCCATGCCGGCATGCAGCGGATGGTTGCCCGGAAAAGCGCTCAATCCCTGCAGCGTGGTCGCCACCGGCGCGCCCAGCCGCTCGGCGATCTCGATGAGCGACTCGGTCGCATCGACGGCCCCCCAGCCGACAAAAATCCCCGGCCGTTCCGCTTCGGCCAGTACCCGGGCGGCCTGTTCGATCAGCGCGTCGTCCGGCGCCTCCGGCGGCGGAGGCGGCGTGAACGCGGGCGGCTCCGGTACTTCCTCCCGGAAGAGCTGCACGTTGACGGGCACTTCGACAAAGACGGGTCCGGGCACGCCCGAGACGGCCGTTCGGTACGCCTCGAAGAGGGTCGGAACGATCTCCTCATGCCGCAGCACCCGCCAGAACCCTTTCGTGACGGCCCCCACCAGCTTTTCCTGATCGATCTCATGCAGTTGAAAACGAAACGGGATGTCCGTCCGAATGCCGCCCGAGATCACCAGCATCGGCACACCCGCGAGATAGGCCTCACCCATGCCGCCCATGGCCAGCGCCGCGCCGGCTGCGGGCACGATCGCAAGCGCTCCGATGCGCTCGGGTGCCACCCGACTGACGGCGTCGGCCATAAAGGCCCCGCCGCCTTCGTGCGTGACCAGCACGGGCCGCACACGCTCGCTCCGGCCCAGCTCGTCGTACAGCTCCGTTACGTGCACGCCCGGAATGCCGAACGTGAACGGCACGGGCAACTGCTCCAGGGCGTATCGGATCAACCAGGCGCCACTTTTCTTCGGCATGGCGTTTTCCTCGGTCAGGTTAGAGATGACGGGCGGTGGTGCGTGCCGTGAGAATACACCCGCCCAGGAATGTCCCTTCCAGTGAGCCCCGGCCGTGCATGCCGCCGCCCCCGAAGCCGGCCGCCTCGCCCACGGCGTACAGGCCGGGAATCGGCGTATCGTCGGGTCGCAGCACGCGACCTTCCAGGTCGGTCTTGAGTCCGCCCAGGCTCTTGCGCGTCAGGATAAAACAGCGGATTGCGATCAGCGGGCGGGCTTTCGGGTCGAGGATCGGCTGAAAACGGCACAGCCGGAGCCGGTCGGCCCGATAGGTGCGGAAGTTCATCAGCCGCCGGAGCTGCTCGTCGTTGAAGAAGGCCGGACCGCGGGCGATCATCGCATCGTAGGCCTGAATGTCGCGCAGCATGCCCTCGCCGTCGATCTGCAGGCCGAACAGGCTCCGGGCGTTCATGCCGTCGATGAGCGCTTCCGGCGTGTCGGCCACGACGAAGTCGTCCGGGCATTCATCGAGGAGCCGCCGCACGAGCCGGTGGTTGCCACGCACCAGCTCCCAGAGCATGCGCAGGCGTTTCTTGTAGCGGAAGGCCTCCATGTAGTCGCAGCCCGAGACGGCCAGCTCCCGCACGGCAATTTTGTAGTTGAGCACCAGCCAGCTGTACTGGCCGGGCTGGCGGAGCACCTGCTCGACGAGCCATCGGGTGTCGGTGTACCCCACCAGCGGCGGGGGGCCGATGCGTCGGCCGTGTGCGTTGCACCAGAGCGCCGAGCGCGGCGGCACCAGGCTCAGGCCATCATCGGGGCGACGCCGCGCCGGATGGTGCACCCCGGCCGCGTAGTGCCACTGCAGGTCCAGGTGCGTCAGGTGCGCACCCAGTGCGGCCGCCCGGTCGTGCAGCAGGCCGTCGGCGTAGCGATGCGCCCCGTTTAGCAGTTTGCGGGGCGGCTCGCCCCAGGGACGGTACCAGTGCGCCCGCACCCTGCTCAGATCGCCTCCGCAGATCCCCCCCGAGGCCACCACCACGGCCTCGCCCCGGGCTTCGAAGGCGGGGCCGTTCGGCTCCACCCTTCCGGTAACGCCCACCACGCGGCCGCCCTCCTGCACAAAGTCCGTCACGGCATGCCGAAAGTGCAGCGCAAGCCGATGTCGGTTCGGATGCGCTTCCAGTGCCGCGATCACGCGGGTGGCAATCTCGTAGCCCGTACCCCAGGCGATGTGCCAGCGCGGCACCGAGTTGAGCGGTTCGTAAAGGCCCCGCTCCGGCCAGTTTACCAGCGGGAGAAAGCGCACGCCCAGCCGATCCAGAAACTCGAAGATGAGCGGGATGGAACGCTCGCAATAAAGCTGTGCCCAGCGGCGTGGCCAGTGATCCTCGGGACCGAAGCGGGCGCAGCGTTGCCAGTCGCTCCAGGCCAACTCCGGACTGTCCTGAATGCGCAGCCGTCGCTGGTGCGGCGTGTCCACCAGAAAGACGCCGCCGAACGATTCGCGGGCCAGCCCGCCCAGCCGCTCGGGCTCGTCACGGTCGAGCAGCACCACGCGGCGGTTCTTTTCGAGCAGCTCCAGCGCGGTCACCAGCCCGGCCAGCCCGCCCCCCACGATCACCACGTCGGCTTCGTAACGAAGCGATTGCATCGGAACGCTTGCGGGAATGCAGGATTTGCCGGAATTTACCGCCGCGATTCTACCTTTGCAACGAACCTTCACAATGGCCTATGCCCACCGAAGACGCACGCCGGCGCATCGGCGCCATTCTGGAGCGCCTTCGCGAAGCGTATCCGAATGCCACCACCGAGCTTCGCTGGTCCAACCCGTTCGAATTGCTCATCGTGACCGTACTTTCGGCGCAGACCACCGACAAAAAGGTCAACGAAGTATCGCCGGAACTATTCCGGCGCTATCCAACGGCCGAAGCGCTGGCGCAGGCCAACCCGGAAGAACTCGAACCGCTCCTCCGTCCGCTGGGCTACTACCGCCAGAAGGCCCGGACCATCGTCAACCTGGCCCGCCAGCTCGTCGAACGTCACGGCGGCGAGGTGCCACGCAGCATGGAAGCGCTGACAGCATTGCCGGGCGTGGGCCGCAAGACGGCCGCCATCGTGCTGGGGACCGCCTTCGGCATTCGCGAGGGCATTGCCGTCGATACGCACGTCAGCCGCGTCGCGCAGCGCCTGGGATTGACCTCCCACAAGACACCCGACAAAATCGAGCAGGACCTGATGGCGCTGGTGCCGCGCGAGGACTGGACGTGGTTCGGACACGCCCTGGTGCTGCACGGCCGCTATGTGTGCCTGGCCCGTCGTCCCCGCTGCAGTCAGTGCGTGCTGGCCGACCTGTGCCCGCGCATCGGCGTGACCGTGGCCGCCTGAGCCAACTCAATATGTGATCGCTAATTTATTCGGTGCATGCATGCAAGCACCAGCGCTTTCTGCCCGCAAACGCGCAAGACCAACCGCCACCACCTGCATCCCGAACGCCAACGCTAAAAACAACCAGATTTGCCCCTCCCCTAACCCCTCCTTGGCAGGGAGCACCTGAGGGAAAGCCTCGACGCTGAAACGCGCGCAGGCGCCAGTCTCCATCGCCAGCCGTAGCCCGTAAACACAGCTCCCCCTAGAAGGGGGAGCTGTCGCGAAGCGACTGAGGGGGTGGTGACATAAGCTCCTGCTCCCATAAAGCCTGGAGGCTTGTCCATGAAGATGGAAGGTGGGGGCATGGGAGGCCACACACATGCACTATCGAACCCGGAAAATCATATCAGCCAGCCCAGAAGGCGTCCCTGAAATGTTCGATCTCCGGCGGACGGTCGTCGTGCAGCACGATGGCGATCACGTCGAAGCGACAGCGGGCCCGCTGCAGGTGGTGCTCGTACAGATAGGCGCGGGCCGCCCGGATCAGATGGCGCTGCTTTTCGGGCGTGACGGCCTCTTCCGGACGCCCGAAGCCCAGCCCGCGACGGGTTTTCACTTCGACGAAAACGATCTCACCCCCGTCTTCGGGGCGCGGGGCCGGCTCGAAACAGACCAGATCGATCTCCGCCCGCTCGAAGCGATACTGGCGCGCCAGAATCCGATAGCCCTGCTGCTCGAGATAGGCCGCGGCCAGATCCTCGCCGCGCGTGCCGATCGTGCGTGTATCCATGCGTCTTTCAGAAGTCGGATCAGGCCATGAACGAAAGCGCTCGGGATCCCGTTTCATGCGTGCGCATTCGATGCGTGCTGTTCGTAGTTTACGCTGAAAAATAGCCCGTACGGCATGGCGGACCAACCGATCCCCCTTATCACGCTGACCACCGACTTCGGCACGCGCGACGCCTATGTGGCGGCCATGAAGGGCGTGCTGCTGAGCCTGGCCCCGCAGGCCCGGCTCGTGGACATCACCCACGAGATCCGACCACAGGATGTGATGGAGGCGGCGTTTGTCCTCCGCGAAGCCGTGCCGTACTTTCCGCCGGGCACCATTCACCTGGTCGTTGTCGATCCGGGCGTGGGCACCGCACGGCGTGCCGTCGCCCTTCGGCATGGTGCGCACTGGTTCGTGGGCCCCGACAACGGCCTGTTCACGCTCGTGCTGGGCACCGAACGCCCCGACGAGCTCGTCGAACTCAACCGACCCGAATTCTGGCGCACCCCCACACCCAGCCAGACTTTTCACGGACGCGACATCTTTGCGCCGGCCGCCGGACATCTGGCCGCCGGACGCTCGCTTCAGGAGATCGGCACGCCGCTGGAGCAATTGACCACGCTCCGCTGGATGGAGCCGTCGGCCAGCAACGAAAGCATTCACGGCTGGGTGGTCCATGTGGATCGCTTCGGCAACTGCATTACAAACGTTTCGCGAGAGCTGTTCGAGCGCTACCGGGCGGGTCGCCCGTTCAAATGCTACGTGGGCAGCACCCCGTTCACGCAGGTGCAGCCCACCTATGGAGCGGTCGCCCAGGGCGAAGCGCTGCTCCTGTTCGGCAGCAGCGACTTTCTGGAGATTGCCGTCAATGGCGGCAATGCCGCCGAGCTGCTCGGCATTCGCCAGGGCACACCCGTCCACATTATTTTTGAGCAGAAACCTTCGCGTTCATGAATTCCCCGAAGGCCACACCGCGGGCGTTGCTTGCCCATCTGGACGAACTCTACCGGCTGGCGCAACTGCTGACGTCAGACGCTGAGGCGGCCGCCCGGCTGGTTCGTGACGTGTACCGGGAAGCGCTGGCGTCGCCGCCACCGGCCGATCAGGCCCGGACCTGGCTGGTGGCACGCCTGCTCCACCACGCCCGGCTCGCCGAAAGCACCGACGAGCCCGTACTGACCGCCCGCCGGGAGCTGGCCGAAAGCATGCTGAGCCGGGTGCTCCCGGCCGCCGTAGCGCTGCTTTCGGCACGCGACCGGCTCTGGCTCTACCTGTGCGACGTGTTGACGCTTACGCCCGAGACGGCCGCCACGCTGCTGGAAGATGCACCGGAAGGATACGAGCGGGCCCGCGCGGCGCTTCGTACGGCCCTCCGGCGATACCTGACGCCCGGTCAGTTCGCCCTGCTGGAGTTCGGGCTGTCCGACGAGCAGATCCGCACGCACCTGCAGCAGGCCCTGAGCCGTCTGCTGCAACCGCCGCCGGGCTCGTTGCGCACGGAGCTGCTGAACCTGGGCGGTGGCGAAGAAGTGACGGTTTCCGAAGTACGGACCCGCTCCGTCGCGCGCCATCCGGCCACACGCATGCTCGTGGCTGTGCTGATCGTGCTGCTGGCCGGCCTGCTGGGATGGCTGGCCTGGCAGGGTACGCGTCCTGCCAGTTCACCTTCCCCCGCCCGGCCGTCCGATCTGATCCGCCGCTCCGTCGAACTGGCCGCCTCGCTGACCGTCGAGCAACCGCTGACGCGCCCCGCCGAAGCCGAGCGCTACCTGGCCCGGCAGGGCTGGCGCGTGGTTGTCCCCGACATCGCCGATGCCCGGCTCGTCGGCCTGGCGCAGGCGCCGGTACTTCCGGACCTGAGCGTGCCCGTACTGCTCTTTGAAGACCGCACCAGCGGCCGCACGCTGGCCGTTTATCTCTACAGTTATGCGCTGCTGGATCGCTACCGGGATCGGCTGACGCTCAACCCGGACGTGCTCCGCCAGATCGAGGAAGAGCAGCACTTCGACCTGCACGTGCTCGGCCGCCAGCAGGTGCTCGTCTGGCGCTACCGGGACGACATCTACGTGGCCGTCACCGAAGGCGATGCCGCCGCCCTCCGCGAGCGGATCGCCTTCCCGTCATAAAGCGCCTCACCGCAGCGGCAGCGTGATGCGGAACGTCGAGCCCTGACCGGGTCGCGACTGCACCAGGGCGATGGTACCGCCGTGGTAGTCCTCCACGATGCGCTTGGCCAGACTGAGCCCCAGTCCCCAGCCCCGCTTTTTCGTGCTGTAGCCCGGCCGAAAGATGTTTTTCCACTGGCGTCGGTCGATGCCCCGCCCGGTGTCCTGCACCTCGATCTGCACCACGTCGCCCTGCACGCGGGCGCGCACGTCGATGCGGC contains these protein-coding regions:
- the nth gene encoding endonuclease III, encoding MPTEDARRRIGAILERLREAYPNATTELRWSNPFELLIVTVLSAQTTDKKVNEVSPELFRRYPTAEALAQANPEELEPLLRPLGYYRQKARTIVNLARQLVERHGGEVPRSMEALTALPGVGRKTAAIVLGTAFGIREGIAVDTHVSRVAQRLGLTSHKTPDKIEQDLMALVPREDWTWFGHALVLHGRYVCLARRPRCSQCVLADLCPRIGVTVAA
- a CDS encoding SAM hydrolase/SAM-dependent halogenase family protein, which translates into the protein MADQPIPLITLTTDFGTRDAYVAAMKGVLLSLAPQARLVDITHEIRPQDVMEAAFVLREAVPYFPPGTIHLVVVDPGVGTARRAVALRHGAHWFVGPDNGLFTLVLGTERPDELVELNRPEFWRTPTPSQTFHGRDIFAPAAGHLAAGRSLQEIGTPLEQLTTLRWMEPSASNESIHGWVVHVDRFGNCITNVSRELFERYRAGRPFKCYVGSTPFTQVQPTYGAVAQGEALLLFGSSDFLEIAVNGGNAAELLGIRQGTPVHIIFEQKPSRS
- a CDS encoding RNA polymerase sigma factor; amino-acid sequence: MNSPKATPRALLAHLDELYRLAQLLTSDAEAAARLVRDVYREALASPPPADQARTWLVARLLHHARLAESTDEPVLTARRELAESMLSRVLPAAVALLSARDRLWLYLCDVLTLTPETAATLLEDAPEGYERARAALRTALRRYLTPGQFALLEFGLSDEQIRTHLQQALSRLLQPPPGSLRTELLNLGGGEEVTVSEVRTRSVARHPATRMLVAVLIVLLAGLLGWLAWQGTRPASSPSPARPSDLIRRSVELAASLTVEQPLTRPAEAERYLARQGWRVVVPDIADARLVGLAQAPVLPDLSVPVLLFEDRTSGRTLAVYLYSYALLDRYRDRLTLNPDVLRQIEEEQHFDLHVLGRQQVLVWRYRDDIYVAVTEGDAAALRERIAFPS
- a CDS encoding YraN family protein; its protein translation is MDTRTIGTRGEDLAAAYLEQQGYRILARQYRFERAEIDLVCFEPAPRPEDGGEIVFVEVKTRRGLGFGRPEEAVTPEKQRHLIRAARAYLYEHHLQRARCRFDVIAIVLHDDRPPEIEHFRDAFWAG